In Sebastes umbrosus isolate fSebUmb1 chromosome 15, fSebUmb1.pri, whole genome shotgun sequence, the genomic window taaagcCGCGAAAATCAGAGAATAACGCTGATGCTCTGAGTCATATCAATACACAGTAGGGGGATATTTCAACATTACTTTCTCCGCTTAACGTGGGGTTTGTGTATCTAAAATATCATCACACTCATGTTGTGCACGAGTGTGGCGAGTCGATCACAGTCGGTCAGTGCGGGAGCGTCCGTGCCAGTCAGTCACAAAGTGTGTGAGGTAGTGTGTTGGTGTCAGTGCTTTGCTGGTTGGCAGGCTAGATGTCTGAAGGACTGTGTCGTTTAACATTCATTATGATTTGACTCCTTtaagggtgggggtggggggagggggaagGGGGGGAGAAAAATCATTTACCAAGAGTCACTCAAAGTGCTATATATAAGCATGAATGTCAAtgagtgtgtttctctgtttagTGAACAAGTAAAGGGCTAGTCAAGAGAAAGTTGGGCAAGTAGCTAACATGACACAAAGGTCGTTCAGTTAGATCAAAGCAAAGGATGTCTCTATTTGTCCTCATGTGATGCACCTCCACGCTGCTCCTGTCACCCACTCCTCAACTTTCATTAGCTGCCACCAGCTGGCCTAATCCCTGGCGCACAAACACGGCCTGGATGTCCTTGGTCTTGATGCAGAGGTCACAGGCCCAAACGGCGGCACTCTCTCGAGTCAGCAGCCCGTACGCCGGCTCTGTCAGGCCTGTGCAGTCCCGGTGGAACCAACGTTGGCACGAAGCCTCGCACAGGATGGCGTCCTGATCGTCATGCACCTCCGCCATGCAGAGGCCGCAGGGGAATACCATCCCGGGGCCACCGAGTTTCCCGGGGCCAGAGCCGGGCCCGGTCGAGGGGGCGGCGGGGCCGGGGGGCAGGGGAGATTGGGTGTTTGGGGTCGAAGTGGAGTTAGAGGGGGGATTGGGGTTGCTGCCGGGAGTGTTGCCTCCGTTGTTGTTGGTCATGCTGTTCTGACCCGAATTGGGGGCCGCGTTTGGCATAGAACCACCAGCGCCAGGAGTGTTGTTCTGCTGGTTGTACGGGGTGGAGCCAGGGGCAGAGTTAGGTGGGGTGgattgttgctgctgctgctgctgggtagAGTTGTTAGAGTTGGGGGTGTTTGAATTACTAGGGGGTTGTAGCTGACTGGGTGGTGGATGCTGGGGCTGGCCTGATCCGTTTAGAGGACCAGTAGGAGAAGAGTTGGGGTTAGGCTGTGGCGGTGCTGAGGGAGGCTGACCAGGTGTATTGGCGTTGGACTGCTGGACGTCAGGGTGGCCAGGGAAGCCTCCTCCAGGCTGTGGTGGGCCAGAGTTAGGAGGAGGGCCAGGAGTGGAGTTATTAGGAGGGGGGCCATTGGGATTTAGGTtaagctgttgctgctgttgctgctgctgttgctgctgctgctgttgctgctgctgttgctgttgctgctgctgctgctgctgctgctgctgctgctgctgctgctgttgttgaggCCCGGGCGGAGGCCCTCCTCCACCAAAGTTCTTTCCATCCTCGTTGCCTGGCCCTGGCGGACTGGGGCCAGCGTAGGGGCCATCCTGTGAGGGAGGGAACTGTCCTTGAGGGGGCATACCCGGTAACCCTCCCACCATGTTGCCTCCGGGGCCACCACCCATGCCACCCATCATGTTCATCCCAGGACCCATGCCTCCTCCCATGGGAGGCAGGGGGCCATGTGGGGGCCCTCTTGGGCCTCCGCCACCAGGTAACGGTGGGCTGTTGAATGGGTGTCCACCCTGtccgtgctgctgctgtggaggcaTGCCAAACCGAGGGTGGGGTGGCCCCCCTCCCCCGGGACCTCCCATACCCCCTGGAGACAACATGGGATTGAATCCTGGCCCCTGGTGCATGGGTGGACTGAAGTTTGGTGGCATATTGAACTGAGAAGGGCCACCAGGGGGGAATCcaccaccccctcctcctcccccaccgCCGCCCCCACCGCCACCTCCAAAGCCAGGCATTCCTCCAAAGCCTAGCTGGTGGTGAGGTCCAGCATTGGACGGAGGGCCGAACGGTGGCCTTCGTCCAGGTTGACCGCCGCCTGGTCCTCCCGGGCCTCCCATGAAGCCCATGCCTACGCCCATTCTGCCTCCACCACCATAACCACCTCCTCCGCCTGCGCCTGGGCTGGGAAGAAATGGAGCACTACCTGGTCCAGGTGCCACACTGGGTCGGGATGGGGGCCCGAAGTCATCGTCGAAGGGGTTGGAGGCGACCAGGTGATCCACCATGGGGGTCGGAGGGGGTGCAAACTCCGTGAGGTGGGAGAACCCTGCCGCCTAgaacaaaaaggagaaaaaaatgtttttttaatgctttcacAAGACCAGATAATATAAATTCTTCTTTTAGTGGTCGTCAGGGTCACATCCTTTATGTAGCAAAGTAAAACAACTATTACCTGGTTGGTGGATTTCCTCGCCTTCTTCTTCTCCGGGCTCTTCATCTGTCCAGCTGAAATAGTGAAATATGGAGGGAAGGGGGTGGAAAGGGGGATATATAACGTTAGCCACAACAGAAATAAGCCTCCGCGTCTCATGCTATTGGTCCACCACCAATCAAGCGCACCATCACATTTGGATTGGCCAATACCCCTTAGTGACAGAGTGGAGCAGCTTTAGACCTTTAGGGCCTCTTTCTGAAGTCCAACAGTTGAGATGGATTCAATGATGTGGGACATAGACTGGCATGAGGGACAAGATGCTGAACATCCAGGCGCTA contains:
- the pygo2 gene encoding pygopus homolog 2 isoform X1, producing MAAESGRLLAGPGKRNKAGQMKSPEKKKARKSTNQAAGFSHLTEFAPPPTPMVDHLVASNPFDDDFGPPSRPSVAPGPGSAPFLPSPGAGGGGGYGGGGRMGVGMGFMGGPGGPGGGQPGRRPPFGPPSNAGPHHQLGFGGMPGFGGGGGGGGGGGGGGGGFPPGGPSQFNMPPNFSPPMHQGPGFNPMLSPGGMGGPGGGGPPHPRFGMPPQQQHGQGGHPFNSPPLPGGGGPRGPPHGPLPPMGGGMGPGMNMMGGMGGGPGGNMVGGLPGMPPQGQFPPSQDGPYAGPSPPGPGNEDGKNFGGGGPPPGPQQQQQQQQQQQQQQQQQQQQQQQQQQQQQQQQQQQQLNLNPNGPPPNNSTPGPPPNSGPPQPGGGFPGHPDVQQSNANTPGQPPSAPPQPNPNSSPTGPLNGSGQPQHPPPSQLQPPSNSNTPNSNNSTQQQQQQQSTPPNSAPGSTPYNQQNNTPGAGGSMPNAAPNSGQNSMTNNNGGNTPGSNPNPPSNSTSTPNTQSPLPPGPAAPSTGPGSGPGKLGGPGMVFPCGLCMAEVHDDQDAILCEASCQRWFHRDCTGLTEPAYGLLTRESAAVWACDLCIKTKDIQAVFVRQGLGQLVAANES
- the pygo2 gene encoding pygopus homolog 2 isoform X2; translation: MKSPEKKKARKSTNQAAGFSHLTEFAPPPTPMVDHLVASNPFDDDFGPPSRPSVAPGPGSAPFLPSPGAGGGGGYGGGGRMGVGMGFMGGPGGPGGGQPGRRPPFGPPSNAGPHHQLGFGGMPGFGGGGGGGGGGGGGGGGFPPGGPSQFNMPPNFSPPMHQGPGFNPMLSPGGMGGPGGGGPPHPRFGMPPQQQHGQGGHPFNSPPLPGGGGPRGPPHGPLPPMGGGMGPGMNMMGGMGGGPGGNMVGGLPGMPPQGQFPPSQDGPYAGPSPPGPGNEDGKNFGGGGPPPGPQQQQQQQQQQQQQQQQQQQQQQQQQQQQQQQQQQQQLNLNPNGPPPNNSTPGPPPNSGPPQPGGGFPGHPDVQQSNANTPGQPPSAPPQPNPNSSPTGPLNGSGQPQHPPPSQLQPPSNSNTPNSNNSTQQQQQQQSTPPNSAPGSTPYNQQNNTPGAGGSMPNAAPNSGQNSMTNNNGGNTPGSNPNPPSNSTSTPNTQSPLPPGPAAPSTGPGSGPGKLGGPGMVFPCGLCMAEVHDDQDAILCEASCQRWFHRDCTGLTEPAYGLLTRESAAVWACDLCIKTKDIQAVFVRQGLGQLVAANES